Part of the Solanum pennellii chromosome 10, SPENNV200 genome is shown below.
AATCGACCACTGCTAGCATCCCCATTTGgtgtaaaattatatacatgttCAGACATGTCATTCTTAGGGCTCATTTGGTTGGAGAACAAGTTACCCCAGGATTATCTCAATGTgggataaaaataaaacaacaatcCCGGAAAAACAAATCccgggataagttatccctcGATTATATTCCAAACAAACATGGAATAAACTTATCTAAAATTAATCTCGGGATGAGTTATCCGTCTTATCCCTTGTACCCAACAAACCCTTAATGTGTTGTTCCCACACCACCTATGTCCCCAAAAGCTCACCCTACTCCCATCAACAACCATGAATGAAATGTTTTCATAAACCTCTTCCACCCCCTTTAAACTCTTCCAAACCTATAAACACAAATGTCTCTGCTACGGGTGGATGATAAGGGTTATGAAGTAACAAACTATGCAGAATGAAGTGGGCATACCTTGATCAATGTTAGAGAAAACAGCTCCGGATCAGCAAAACCATCTTCAGCAGCATAGGACTGCATCCGCAACACCTCACGTGCTTTGTCCTGCAGTTTAAAGAAGGAACGACAAGTAAGCTAATGATAACAGCAGTTGGAACTATGTCACAAACAATGGTCAAAGTTTCAACATCTACATGACGAAGAACCAAAAGATTCAGAAACAAGAGTTCAAGCGGTAGCACCAATACAGAATATTGATTTAGAAAGGAGCCCAGGTCTGCTTCTTCCTTTTATTAAGATCAAAATGAAGATGGGTAGGGGTAAGCAAAGCAACTAGAAGCCCTGGAAGACGAATTATTTGCATTCGAACAAAATGAGACCAAATAGACAgcaaaggataaaacaaaaTCCATAGCTAATCAAGATATAGCTGATTAACAGAAGCAAAACGCAAACAATATTTTAGCTGAAAATAGCTCGGAATAAGTTCTCTTAGCAGTACACTAGATTCCACCACTTGACACTTGACAGTGATAAAAAGGCAACCGGAATACAGATTACAGCTGATCTGCGAAGTTGTCGGTTTGTGATTTGACAAGGTAAACTGGGCAGAAATATTGCTGACAAAGATGCTTAAGGGAGCAGTAAGAAGATAAACTGGAAAACATAAAACTAAATTCATTCAAGAGAACAAACAAAACATACAAGTATAATTTGCATTTCGGTTTTTTTGTTCTCTCTATGATTATCCTAAACCCAAGTATCACAATTCCTGGGTTGCATTCTGAACTTAAGAGTAGAAAATAGGATACCAACACAGAATTAGAAAGAGAAAGGTAAAACATATCCATTAACCTTGGCTTGTTTTTTAGCTAGAacccttttttctcttttggtCTTTCTCAATTCAGTTTCCTTCAACTCTTCTAGTTCTTTTACAAGTCTTGTATCTTCATCCTCTTCTCTCTCACATTCAATTTCTACTTTTGGATTACTAATGGTCTCTGAAGGAGCCAAAGCTTTCCTCATAAGCTTACGCCACCTACAAGTCAAAGGATATTCATGCAANNNNNNNNNNNNNNNNNNNNNNNNNNNNNNNNNNNNNNNNNNNNNNNNNNNNNNNNNNNNNNNNNNNNNNNNNNNNNNNNNNNNNNNNNNNNNNNNNNNNNNNNNNNNNNNNNNNNNNNNNNNNNNNNNNNNNNNNNNNNNNNNNNNNNNNNNNNNNNNNNNNNNNNNNNNNNNNNNNNNNNNNNNNNNNNNNNNNNNNNNNNNNNNNNNNNNNNNNNNNNNNNNNNNNNNNNNNNNNNNNNNNNNNNNNNNNNNNNNNNNNNNNNNNNNNNNNNNNNNNNNNNNNNNNNNNNNNNNNNNNNNNNNNNNNNNNNNNNNNNNNNNNNCCACCACTTGACACTTGACAGTGATAAAAAGGCAACCGGAATACAGATTACAGCTGATCTGCGAAGTTGTCGGTTTGTGATTTGACAAGGTAAACTGGGCAGAAATATTGCTGACAAAGATGCTTAAGGGAGCAGTAAGAAGATAAACTGGAAAACATAAAACTAAATTCATTCAAAAGAACAAACAAAACATACAAGTATAATTTGCATTTCGGTTTTTTTGTTCTCTCTATGATTATCCTAAACCCAAGTATCACAATTCCTGGGTTGCATTCTGAACTTAAGAGTAGAAAATAGGATACCAACACAGAATTAGAAAGAGAAAGGTAAAACATATCCATTAACCTTGGCTTGTTTTTTAGCTAGAacccttttttctcttttggtCTTTCTCAATTCAGTTTCCTTCAACTCTTCTAGTTCTTTTACAAGTCTTGTATCTTCATCCTCTTCTCTCTCACATTCAATTTCTACTTTTGGATTACTAATGGTCTCTGAAGGAGCCAAAGCTTTCCTCATAAGCTTACGCCACCTACAAGTCAAAGGATATTCATGCAAAACTGATAAGAAAGATATCATGTACCCTCTCACTGACAGATAACAACCTAAACAGTTTACATCCCATTAACAGGTCTAAGACATGCTTTCAAATGCAAACACCAAAATCTAAGACGTTTCTTGCTCCGTACTTTGAAAGATGTTTGAGATCTTGCTCCCCCAGAACGCGCAAGTCCTCACATAGTGTTCTAACCTGTGGTCCAAAATTGAACTGTAAGGCAACAGATGGAACAAAGAATGCTtctgacaaatataaaaaacacCATTCATCAGAGGTTATACCTCTTCTGTCGTCAGAGGATGATCTCTCATTGGCAAAGAAGCGGGATCATCAAACATTATCGAAGTAACTGAGCCAAGGCTCTCGATATCAGACCAAACAAAATCGGCAGCAGAGCAGACCTTCCTTAAGACTGTCTCCCCATCTTCATACCTGCAGCATTGGTTTTAGTAGTATACAAAATAGATATAGAAGAATATACTCTTTTAAATGCAGAACGGATAACAAGTAGAAGCTAGTTATAGGTTTAACGCAAATCATCAGATCAAAGTGAACTAGAATACACGAAAACCAAATAAAACAAGTCATTTAACTGTGACAAAAGACAAGAGTATGTCCTCTGACACAAGATGAAAATCCACTACTTCATCAGTTTTGACTCGGTTTTTAAGGCATCCAAGAGGTCTaatcatgaacaacatttgtTTTCACAAACAGCCAATATGAAGTCTCTGGCATGGACAAAAGGTGAATGATGTGCATAAGCATAAAAAACATTATTGATAGATGATTTACCCATCCCGGTGTCTCTTCTGCTTCGTTGCTCTGAGAACATCGACCACCTATTCATACATACACATGGTCATTTCATTGAGCGTCTATACTGCAAGTGCCAATAAGAggataaagagagagaaagtagaaaaGCAAAATTTCGGTACCTTGAGAGGTTCTTTACCACCTTGAAAGAGGTGCTTTATATCAAGAAGGCGAGGGTCAATCTTAGCAGGGGCCTTATATTTGAAACCAATAACATATATCTCGGCAGATTCTGAACGACTTGCTAAAGGTTTTTCCACTTCAACTTTCTCAAAAAGCTGGCAATCAATCGCAAAGGTGATATAGTTCATTTGATCCATATAATccgtaaaaataaatattgaaggaAATACCTGTCTTAGACAGTAAAGAACCGCAGTATAGTCTTGAGATCTAAAAACCTAAAAGTAGATAGAAAATCAGTAGGCTTGGTTTGTATGTTTTACGCATCAAAATGAATGGAATAACAGTAGGAAgatcaacaagaaaacattaaCTTTATATGAACAGCTTAGAGGGAAAGGcaacacaaattaaaaataataatataatactaCAAATTATTTCTTTAGAATCAGAATAATATAATACTAACAAACAGTATTgagaagataaaaataaaaaaacaagttGTGTAATAAAGCTTACCTCCATCAATCcccaaacacacacacacacatatatatatatatatatatatatatattaaaataagagTTGGAAAGTTGCAAGGATAagtacatatattaaaataattaagactaGTGAAGTaccaacaaaacaaataaaaaagtaacaacttttatgacaacaacatacatataaatgtGATAGTCAAACACATACCTTGGTAACAAAAGTGCCATTAGGAAGCAAAAATTGAGCAGCAAGCTTAACAGAATCAATGACGAGAGAATTCTGCATGGTAGCTTCCATAGCCCAAGCACCACCCATATTAGGAGAGCCATCATGAAGGATCAAATCAAACCCACTACAACCTTTTTGAGCAATTATTCTTTTAAGGGTGGATTTGCATTTTGCAGTAGTAATATCTTCCTGTAGAGAAATTGCACCGGCAATTGGTCTGATTGGATCAATATCAACGCCAATAACAAGGCTGCCGACGGGTACTTTTTTGACAACGACTTGCAACCAACCTCCGGGAGCAGCACAAAGATCGAGAACCGATTGAGATGAAGTAAGAAAGGAGAATTTGGAATTTAGTTGCATCAGCTTGAATGCAGCCCTTGAACGGTATCTCGATTCTTTTGCTAAGTGGTAATACTTATCTCGTCGATCTCTCCCTTTCAATTTCCCCATGTCCTTGCCTTCTTCGACTTGCTGGTGGAGTTCACTTCGCTGGTAAGCTTTTACCTTTGCTAGGGTTTATTTATCCTTCTCACTTTCACAAAACTCTTTATTGGACCGGTCTCATTAGAGGGAAAATGGGCTTCtcataaccttttttttttaggatttttttttttttttttgcatatgtGTTACAAAAGtgtaaattatgtatataatattcGGAAAAAGACCTAAAATAttcttgaagtattgaaaataatataaaatgggaaaattgtataaaatagcaaactaataacctaaattaaattgaatagctagggtttgatttaattgtgctccataacaaacattgACAAAAATTTGccaggcgtctctctcccagaagtctcgctcgccactctcccattctcgcctctctcgctttatacacagaagtgtataatttctgtttctgttttgtgtaaagcgagagaaaattgtatatacacatgcaaaaatgtatatcttcgtgttatacacttaattatataatttacaaacattttacttcaaatattgcagagaaaaaggccaaagaattatacaattgcagtgaaatacaattttttctagctttatacaacagaagtgtatatattgtgtttctgtttttgtataaagcgagaaaaacatatatctttttgctatacacttataattatgcaatatacatacattttaattcgattcaactgtatgcaaagctaattatacaattgcagcgaaataggccagcgaattatacaatttaggccagcgaattatacacttttatatgtatagcgaattatacagtttttatgtttgctatggagcgcaattatgcaaagtttgctatattatacaaatatgagttttttgtttgctatatgtgaaagtNgataggattctctttcaagattgaattataaatttatgattaaaggtaaataagtaatacatcccgaattaattcatgcactttttaaaaatataattttataaatatttatgatttgttttaaaacctttaatatattattttgaaaaaaagttacctatgaagtaacatcacataattgagacgtaagaataattaagatgaacataatcagacttttaagtttatcggtgatttttctttagccacttgaatgtatgataatttacttctataatttttaaaaacacttaattggcagtagcttgcattgATAAGGTGACAGGTTTATTAAGaggaatttaattattaatgggtgggtaattgattgatttataaattatactaataagttaaattataataatgagcaccacatattttaaaaaatatttaaatggtttaaatataaaaccgttaaataagtggtcaattttgaacaaaaaggtggatgacaagggtattttggacccatgaggtgggtgggaagggtattttggagccaataggtggatggagggtaattttgtactattttaaatattttgagggtattttaggcccttttccgtatgatattttataagtaatattatcaagttatagcattagaatttaaatttcattgtGTAGCATTTAATATCTGACTCTATagcattttattaataattatattgttaattataatttattaaaaagagttgttactaacaattaattaaaaattaaggagataaaataataatggataattaatGTAAATAATTAACACACTGACAACACAAAATATGaacttttgatattttattaattgttaCATTTAATGGAGGTAACACATTTTGAATATGTATAGTTGCACTTTTTAGGGAgtttaattaaagttaaatatatgattaatacGTTTTTAGGGATattaaacattttcaaattatcATCATTACCTTAAATATCTCTAGTTAGTTAAAAtgctattatttttttgaattaattcctTACAAAACCTCTACCaaattttaacaattatttttagattttcagAATATTTTCAGATTGACATTTTCAAACATATTCGCATCAACGTTACAAGTAGtcttctttcaaaattttcatgatTATTTTCAGATTGTCATCAACGTAGAAGTCATTTTTTCCCTAAAATTTCACGATTATTTTCATAGCTgaaacattgtatgaatactatatgaacattttatttATGACAGTAAAGTtcaatgtatatgtataatgtataaacattgtatgaattatgaatccATATTGAACTTAGATATAGGTAACAgaaataaatgatatatatataaacattgtGTGAATACtgtatgaacattgtatgaataatatatgaacattttataaatgtcagtatagttcaatgtatatttataatgtataaacattgtatgaattatgaatgtcatattaaattttgacatatgtaacagaaacaaatgatatatatatgacaatttttttacgAAATCAAACTTTATAAATGTCAATGAGAACAACTGCactcaataaaacaaaatgtgTTTCTAATATTCaaaacaacataataacaaaagtaacattacgaaatcattatttttgcacatgataatttgaacatgtctttCTATTGTATCCAACTTGACGGCATCTACTGCAAGtcatttttgtctttttgaATTTCACGTCAACAAATCCCTTCCATCTTTCAAGTTGTGGTCTACCCGTTGTTCTCTTTGGACCTGaattattactttatatatactataaaatGCCATaggaaaaaaatcatatatactaTGCTATATTAAATTGACATTCAATTAAATTCATACACAAATCATACAAACTAAATACAAGAGTTCATACAAAAAtcatacaatattaatacatattcaATGGACATTTAATTCAATTCATACAGAAATCATACAACTATATGTTACAGTtcatacacaatttatacaatattaatacatattcgatttcgaaaaaaaaatctatgacttttgaaaatacaaatCAATACTCATTTAGTATGAATAcgtcaattcatacatcaaaatcagaaaataaaatatacaattgcAATACTTATTATAATAGTCAAAATTATAGGATACATCAATACATatattcatacacatacattaATACCATTTTGTATGCATCACTATCCATTTCCTAAATTTCTGggtattattatgattataactTGGGCCTTGCATCCACCATGTCTTTGGTTAATAATGAAAAAGGGCAGCAGTTACTGAGTGATTAATATATCACTTGTATATAGAAGGAAGAACAACTCGCTGCTAGCAGCCTTTCTCAAATTTTGCTTTTATAGAGTACTATCCAGTGAAGTATGCTTTTAAAGCTAGATGTTGTTTGTATGATTTTGGAATTCAATcttcactacaccattttaggcctacggcCACACTGATTCTTGACtacacttgtaaagtgttgcctaaagtagTTTTGGGAACGCTTTTAAAGCGTAGctgaaatttttaacttttagctacaataattttggcaacactttgaaagtgtactctttaatggtataagatacactttataagtgttgttacaatatgatataattggtaacacttatttacatatatggccacacttttaaaatgtcctatttttataattgaaaaaacaacaccttataagtgttgccttaaaaattttcaaaaattttttatattccctccaatattTTAACACTCCCTCCTATTTATATTGGCcaaaaaaacaaacattaataataataaacctTAACTTTTTCACTTCACTTTactaataaaacataaaagttcAAGGtccaaatatgattttttttgggaGAAAAAACGCTCTGCCCAGCTCATTGAAGATATCCCCAATTTCTTGAATGAAAAATTTTCCACTCAGTTCAAGACATTGAAGCtccaaatctgaaattttcatAAAGCAAAACTATAATTTTTTCAGGTTTTAAGATTTTATTGTTCATCTCAGACATTCaaaacctgattatttttttgtttacagGTTTTAGTTTCTCTTTTGTTccatatgtgaagtatgtttgGCTTAATACAGAAAGTGTAGGAGATATTGAGCTATTCCATCTTCTTCCAAACTCTAGCAATATGAATTTGTGGGTAATGAGTTATCTGATACTTGAGCACAAGGCTAAGTTAGTTCAGTTTTTCCTTCAATACTGAAGAAGGTTCTGCACATTGGACATGCATTTTGTGTgctctttgttttctttatcaCTGTGACTTTGAATCACTGTCTTCTGGTAATTATTATGAAGATAGTAATCTACTTTGCATCAACTTTAGAGTATTTCTTGGCAGATATGCATCCTGTGCTATTGGGTGCCCAGTTGATGGACTGATTTCACCTTCAAAAGAGATATCTGTTGAAAATAAACTTCATGACATGggatgttttgaaattttccatGGAGACACAATAGGAATCACTACTCAAGGTAATATTCTGAATTATGTATtgcattaaaattgaaaaattccTTAGTTCTTTCATTAAGATTCAACTGATATGTTATTTATGTCGTAGAAATATCTCTATGTTTAGAGTTCAAAGCTAAAGTATTGTACTGCTAGAAAATGAATTTTCTCTCTGTGACCAAACTTATTGTGCTAAAAATTAAACTTACAGTTGCACTATAGCTTCAACTTTTACTTGCAATCTGTCAAaccgcggctgggtcgacggacctcgcgatgggacgtcgtggtcacgacgagccgtcgtggacctcgcgacggaaCGCTGTGGACCTCGCGACTGGCCGTCGTAGTCATGAGAGGTCGTCGTGGTCATGATGGGCCGTGGTCATGatgggccgtcgtggtcatgacggaccgtcgtggtcatccgtcgtggtcatgacgggccgtcgtggactccgtcgtcccatacttgcaagtttcttctgctacttctctgatcttcatgacgaacatgcaggacggaccgtcatggctaatacggtccgtcacgctttccgttacagctgaaatttcaaattgattaattgttaaatttcttaattttttttctttcttgatgGAACAGATTTGTTTACTAGAGAAATTGATATTCAAGCAGTTAACGTTGTTATCAATTCCGATTTTCCTAAGAACTCAGAAACGTATTTGCACAGGGTATGTATAACAGATCTTTGATCTTgcttattgacttatatattgtttttgctatttcatcattggtaatttattgttagtggctttggtttgaattgaggtacggttttgtttctcttgaccactattcatcttgcttgtttggtatggttgaagtgtagttttgctatgtcagatttagtttccttgtttgatcgtgtggaacatattaactacacaaggaaactaatctaattttct
Proteins encoded:
- the LOC107002312 gene encoding adoMet-dependent rRNA methyltransferase spb1-like gives rise to the protein MGKLKGRDRRDKYYHLAKESRYRSRAAFKLMQLNSKFSFLTSSQSVLDLCAAPGGWLQVVVKKVPVGSLVIGVDIDPIRPIAGAISLQEDITTAKCKSTLKRIIAQKGCSGFDLILHDGSPNMGGAWAMEATMQNSLVIDSVKLAAQFLLPNGTFVTKVFRSQDYTAVLYCLRQLFEKVEVEKPLASRSESAEIYVIGFKYKAPAKIDPRLLDIKHLFQGGKEPLKVVDVLRATKQKRHRDGYEDGETVLRKVCSAADFVWSDIESLGSVTSIMFDDPASLPMRDHPLTTEEVRTLCEDLRVLGEQDLKHLSKWRKLMRKALAPSETISNPKVEIECEREEDEDTRLVKELEELKETELRKTKREKRVLAKKQAKDKAREVLRMQSYAAEDGFADPELFSLTLIKCKRDVVLVDDNECDDGTAEVNSEADGNDLEAAENASTDMDSEEDRLRRDDEIEGLLEDHVKRDMTRGERKTKRSKISYLDDCNLLERGEEDGMTHSAQDSDSDKGEDQVNPLIIPLETAPSQEEVVKTWFTQDVFVEPEEQEMLDKYHSEDEMLVVDEVTPISKSQTTGELLAPILSKKRMDGLLQVPSSETPNDFEIVPVPPTYSSDSSSDESGVDIDRKAEILSVAKKLILKKQREAMMDDGYNKYMFDDEGLPKWFVDEEKKHRQLIMPVTKEEIAAMRAQFKEINARPAKKVAEAKARKKRAAQRKLEKIRKKANSISDQADVSDRSKSRMIEQLYRKATPKRAERQYVVAKKGVQVKVGRGKVLVDRRMKKDARRHGMRKQGLKKGGRDRKP